One bacterium DNA window includes the following coding sequences:
- the galT gene encoding galactose-1-phosphate uridylyltransferase, with the protein MPELRYDVFRVRWTIISTERGRRPSDYVMTKEEIKGGVCPFCYGHEHTTPPEIFVIGPKDRAPNTEGWEVRVVPNKFPALRIEGELTREAVGLFDKINGIGAHEVIIETPEHDKNLGDLSVEQIKKVLIAYRERIRDLMKDIRIRYVLIFKNYGREAGASLFHPHSQLIATPMIPTVVVTELQASRDHFRSKERCLMCDIINQELQYGSRIVMDRDNYIVWEPFASSFPFETWLIPKKHLHDFALLEDHELEVLASVLKEMLLRIKIVLNDPPFNMVLHTAPSPHQRPGRTDYWTTIEYDYHWHIELIPRITKIAGFEWGSGLYINPTPPEEAAKYLREVDINI; encoded by the coding sequence ATGCCTGAGCTGAGGTACGATGTCTTCAGGGTTAGGTGGACAATTATCTCCACGGAAAGGGGTAGGAGGCCATCTGATTATGTAATGACAAAAGAGGAAATCAAAGGGGGAGTTTGTCCATTTTGTTATGGACACGAGCACACCACCCCTCCTGAGATCTTTGTAATTGGCCCGAAAGATCGTGCTCCTAATACAGAAGGATGGGAAGTTAGGGTTGTGCCTAACAAGTTCCCCGCTCTCAGAATTGAGGGGGAATTAACGAGGGAGGCCGTTGGTCTCTTTGATAAAATTAATGGTATTGGCGCCCATGAGGTAATAATCGAAACTCCTGAGCACGACAAAAACCTTGGCGATTTGAGCGTCGAACAGATCAAGAAAGTTTTGATAGCTTACAGGGAGCGCATTAGGGATCTGATGAAGGATATCCGTATTCGCTACGTACTTATCTTCAAAAATTACGGAAGAGAAGCAGGGGCTTCCCTTTTCCATCCCCATTCCCAATTGATTGCTACGCCAATGATACCAACGGTAGTAGTTACGGAACTTCAAGCTTCAAGAGACCACTTCAGGTCTAAAGAGCGGTGTTTAATGTGCGATATTATAAATCAGGAGTTACAGTACGGTTCACGAATTGTAATGGACAGGGACAACTATATTGTGTGGGAACCTTTTGCCTCTTCTTTCCCCTTTGAAACTTGGCTGATACCTAAAAAACACCTGCACGATTTTGCCCTTCTTGAGGATCACGAACTGGAAGTACTTGCCAGCGTTTTGAAAGAGATGCTACTCAGAATCAAGATCGTTTTGAATGATCCACCTTTCAATATGGTACTCCACACCGCACCAAGCCCCCATCAAAGGCCTGGAAGGACAGATTACTGGACCACCATTGAGTATGATTACCACTGGCATATAGAACTAATTCCGAGGATAACAAAAATTGCAGGTTTTGAGTGGGGATCTGGGCTTTACATTAATCCCACTCCTCCCGAAGAAGCTGCGAAATATTTAAGAGAAGTTGATATAAACATTTAG
- a CDS encoding DUF1926 domain-containing protein, with translation MRKKLLFGVHNHQPVGNFRHVFDHSFERSYKPFLEIMYEYPQFKFSMHTTGPLWEYFEGEHPEYVEMVREMVLRGQLELVISGFYEPVLASIPHRDRIGQINLAKGYIKDRFNYDAKGLWLTERVWESEIVQSLVECGIKYVLVDDFHFLSAGKKKEELHGYYVTEGEGRTLAIFPIDETLRYLIPFREVHQSIDYIKNIPGSMAIIFDDGEKFGLWPGTFEWVYEKGWLRNFVEAVLNSGDIEPVTYSEALKTLPPLGRIYLPTASYFEMGEWSLPADGAVDFIKFVNKLRAEGVFDHYRRFVRGGIWRNFLVKYEESNNMHKKMLYLSDLLSAGKSRKLKFNLYKAQCNDAYWHGVFGGLYLPHLRKEIYSNLIEIDRKVKSPGRVVDDLNKDGRPEISVKNKELRISVIPHLGGSIYEISSFKYLYNFQDTLTRRFEHYHEGVKIGEPPKEGVASIHEQEKWIDEQSAKEMVYDSYPRYSFFLHFLPEALDFQSLRYSRYQELGDFATGEFDYRLNGNSIRLTRQGRVKGEREVNVIAVKYIKPVKGGVDLALAIKGEEELNHTVAIELNLKFEVPMLLLEDRGEKISHSDYVLKGRNYIEIADEILKVILSIESSKCDDIYLYPILTISQSEKGFDLVYQGTSIFLFAKLKGKNYRDTIRIRFKGGRNA, from the coding sequence ATGAGAAAGAAGCTCTTGTTCGGAGTTCATAATCATCAGCCCGTCGGGAATTTCAGGCACGTTTTCGATCACTCCTTTGAGAGGAGTTACAAACCCTTTCTTGAGATAATGTACGAATACCCGCAGTTTAAGTTTTCAATGCATACGACTGGCCCACTGTGGGAATATTTTGAAGGGGAGCACCCTGAATATGTAGAGATGGTAAGGGAAATGGTTTTAAGAGGTCAGCTGGAACTGGTTATCAGCGGATTTTACGAGCCTGTTCTTGCCTCAATTCCACACAGAGACAGAATTGGGCAGATAAATTTAGCAAAGGGTTATATTAAGGATCGTTTTAATTACGACGCAAAGGGTTTGTGGCTGACCGAAAGAGTCTGGGAGTCAGAGATTGTCCAGTCCCTTGTTGAGTGTGGCATTAAGTATGTTCTTGTTGATGACTTCCATTTTCTCTCTGCTGGGAAGAAAAAAGAAGAACTTCACGGGTACTACGTAACCGAAGGTGAGGGGAGGACCCTTGCAATTTTTCCAATTGATGAGACTTTAAGATATTTAATTCCTTTCAGAGAGGTTCATCAGAGCATAGATTATATTAAAAATATACCTGGTTCGATGGCGATAATCTTTGACGATGGCGAAAAATTCGGGCTCTGGCCGGGAACTTTCGAGTGGGTTTATGAGAAAGGATGGCTCAGAAATTTTGTAGAAGCGGTTTTGAATAGTGGAGATATTGAACCTGTAACTTATTCTGAAGCCTTAAAAACCTTACCACCCCTTGGGAGGATTTACCTCCCTACTGCTTCATATTTTGAAATGGGCGAGTGGTCCCTTCCAGCTGATGGTGCCGTTGATTTTATAAAATTTGTTAATAAACTTCGTGCAGAAGGAGTTTTTGATCATTACAGAAGATTTGTAAGAGGGGGCATCTGGAGGAATTTTCTTGTGAAATATGAAGAATCAAACAATATGCACAAGAAGATGCTATATCTTTCGGATCTCCTGTCTGCGGGTAAAAGTCGAAAATTAAAATTTAACCTTTACAAGGCGCAGTGTAACGATGCCTATTGGCATGGTGTTTTTGGTGGATTATATCTTCCACACCTGAGAAAAGAGATTTATTCCAACTTGATTGAGATCGATAGAAAAGTAAAGAGCCCGGGGAGGGTTGTAGATGACCTGAATAAAGATGGAAGACCGGAAATTAGTGTAAAAAACAAGGAATTAAGGATTTCTGTGATTCCGCACTTAGGAGGCTCCATCTACGAAATTTCCAGTTTTAAATATCTCTACAATTTTCAGGATACATTAACAAGACGGTTTGAGCACTACCATGAGGGAGTAAAGATTGGTGAACCCCCAAAAGAAGGTGTTGCGTCAATTCACGAACAGGAAAAATGGATTGACGAGCAAAGCGCTAAGGAGATGGTCTATGATAGTTATCCTCGGTACTCTTTTTTCCTTCACTTCCTTCCCGAAGCCTTGGACTTCCAAAGCCTTAGATATAGCAGGTATCAGGAACTTGGTGACTTTGCCACAGGCGAGTTTGATTATCGGCTTAATGGGAATAGCATTCGGTTGACCAGACAGGGGAGAGTAAAGGGTGAAAGGGAAGTCAACGTAATAGCTGTGAAGTACATAAAACCAGTGAAAGGTGGAGTTGATCTGGCGCTGGCCATAAAAGGGGAAGAGGAGTTAAACCACACCGTTGCTATTGAATTGAATTTAAAGTTCGAAGTGCCGATGCTTTTATTAGAGGACAGGGGGGAAAAGATCAGCCATAGTGATTATGTTTTAAAAGGCAGGAATTATATTGAAATTGCCGATGAAATATTGAAAGTTATTTTATCCATTGAAAGCTCAAAGTGTGACGATATTTATCTTTACCCAATTTTAACCATTTCGCAATCAGAGAAAGGGTTTGACTTGGTATATCAAGGTACCTCAATCTTTTTATTCGCAAAATTGAAGGGCAAAAATTACAGGGACACAATAAGGATAAGGTTCAAAGGAGGGAGAAATGCCTGA